In a genomic window of Quercus lobata isolate SW786 chromosome 4, ValleyOak3.0 Primary Assembly, whole genome shotgun sequence:
- the LOC115987761 gene encoding aspartic proteinase CDR1-like, which produces MASLHSLPYLVALATTFSIVILCSLSLIEASNEGFSVELMHRDSPKSPFYDPSETPQQRLANALRRSINRVNHFSPTSSFSTNAVGSVIVPATGEYLMQYAVGTPPVKVLGIFDTGSDLTWLQCAPCTKCYQQTDPIFDPAKSSTYKTIPCTAPQCRTVSGHCVHSNNCEYTMTYGDGATSGGDLALDTITLGSTARFPQTIIGCGHDNTGIFNKKGSGIVGLGGSATSLVSQLGTSIAGKFSYCLVPFDKPTATSKLNFGTNAVVSGPGAVTTPLATGETDVYYTLTLEAISVGPTKITSTSAKAAGGNIIIDSGTTLTLLPSDLYTGFATALKAQIKLRVVNDPQKTYSLCFDHPESTFKVPTIIAHFTGGADVTLSAPYTYAGDETITCMAFIPAGDSVAIFGNLAQADHLVGYDIVKKTVSFKPTDCTKA; this is translated from the exons ATGGCGTCTCTTCACTCACTTCCTTACTTGGTTGCATTGGCAACAACCTTCTCCATTGTCATTCTTTGTAGCTTATCTCTCATCGAGGCTTCCAATGAAGGCTTTAGCGTGGAGCTAATGCACCGCGATTCTCCAAAATCTCCCTTCTATGACCCATCTGAAACTCCCCAACAACGGTTAGCCAATGCTTTGCGTCGTTCCATTAACCGTGTCAATCATTTTAGTCCAACTTCTTCGTTCTCTACCAATGCAGTTGGTTCAGTAATAGTCCCAGCTACTGGTGAATACCTCATGCAATACGCTGTCGGTACACCGCCAGTCAAAGTGTTAGGAATTTTTGACACGGGCAGTGATTTGACTTGGCTACAATGCGCGCCTTGCACTAAATGCTACCAACAAACAGATCCAATTTTTGATCCTGCAAAGTCAAGCACATATAAAACAATTCCATGCACTGCACCCCAATGTAGGACTGTATCAGGACATTGCGTACACTCTAATAATTGCGAATATACCATGACATATGGCGATGGAGCTACCTCAGGCGGAGACCTTGCTCTCGACACTATCACACTAGGATCAACTGCAAGATTTCCTCAAACTATCATAGGATGTGGACATGATAACACtggaatttttaataaaaaaggttCCGGGATTGTTGGCCTTGGAGGCAGCGCGACTTCTCTTGTTTCCCAATTGGGTACTTCTATTGCTGGCAAATTCTCCTACTGCTTGGTTCCATTTGACAAACCCACAGCCACAagcaaattgaattttggtACAAATGCCGTGGTATCAGGTCCTGGAGCCGTGACTACACCCCTAGCTACCGGTGAAACTGACGTCTATTACACCCTAACACTTGAAGCAATAAGTGTTGGCCCAACAAAAATCACCTCGACTTCTGCCAAAGCAGCAGGGGGCAATATTATCATTGATTCAGGCACAACATTGACATTGTTGCCATCAGACTTGTACACCGGTTTTGCAACAGCATTAAAAGCCCAAATTAAATTACGAGTCGTTAATGACCCGCAAAAAACCTACAGTCTTTGCTTCGACCACCCCGAATCTACTTTTAAAGTTCCAACTATCATAGCTCATTTCACCGGTGGTGCAGATGTGACGCTGAGTGCGCCCTACACTTACGCTGGAGATGAAACAATTACGTGCATGGCTTTCATTCCTGCAGGTGACTCAGTCGCCATTTTTGGTAACTTGGCCCAAGCTGATCACTTGGTAGGCTATGATATTGTCAAGAAAACTGTGTCCTTCAAGCCAACGGATTGCACCAAG GCTTAA